A genomic window from Pecten maximus chromosome 4, xPecMax1.1, whole genome shotgun sequence includes:
- the LOC117324942 gene encoding uncharacterized protein LOC117324942, with amino-acid sequence MEALKMCRYKQHLESCFEPKLEGCTTNVVYLSTIATTEGTLRFMCAGDLEEYLSHDSCWSLPEVHNMTSECYLQYISNIQDILASPNLLSGPKQKVNDSFCSVVGRSRECMYDAIKQKCSEASANIVYRLMETVFWEMTSLFSCPYNKQVAAKGRKRVYQLY; translated from the exons ATGGAGGCACTCAAAATGTGCAG GTACAAGCAGCACCTAGAATCTTGTTTTGAGCCTAAGTTAGAAGGATGTACGACCAACGTCGTGTACCTATCTACTATTGCTACCACTGAAGGCACCTTACGGTTCATGTGCGCTGGCGATCTCGAAG AATACCTATCCCACGACAGCTGCTGGTCGCTACCAGAAGTACATAACATGACATCGGAATGCTATCTACAGTATATTTCCAACATTCAAGATATTTTAGCTTCCCCGAATCTGTTATCCGGCCCCAAGCAAAAAGTAAACGACAGCTTTTGCAg CGTGGTGGGCCGGAGTCGAGAATGTATGTACGATGCCATCAAGCAAAAATGTTCTGAAGCGTCGGCAAACATCGTCTACAGACTAATGGAGACCGTTTTTTGGGAGATGACATCATTGTTTAGTTGTCCGTACAACAAACAAGTCGCCGCCAAAGGTAGAAAGCGAGTGTACCAGCTTTACTAA